A genome region from Microbacterium terricola includes the following:
- a CDS encoding acyl-CoA thioesterase, which produces MHPSPEPEADPVAALLQVLDLAGSDARTTEDIFTGRSQAMPLGRVFGGQVLAQAIVAAGRTTPEGRAAHSMHGYFLRPGDSAMGITFAVDRIHDGRSFSTRRTQAFQDGVPIFSMIASFQDEDPGLEHHEPLPDGIPAPEDLPDFEQNLTGLHPVSKRLFTDRPADLRHVPSPIYLTVDGDRQPRQAVWMRMRRPLPDDPEVHRATLAYLSDLTIQESILRAHGIAWTTPGLKVASLDHAMWWHRPARVEDWILYVQESPSARGGRGLATGRIYTRDGQLLASVAQEIMVRIPDAD; this is translated from the coding sequence GTGCACCCGTCACCCGAGCCAGAGGCCGACCCCGTCGCCGCACTACTGCAGGTCCTCGATCTCGCCGGCTCGGACGCGCGGACGACCGAGGACATCTTCACCGGCCGCTCGCAGGCGATGCCGCTGGGGCGCGTCTTCGGCGGGCAAGTGCTCGCGCAGGCGATCGTGGCCGCGGGCCGGACGACCCCGGAAGGACGCGCCGCGCACTCGATGCACGGCTACTTCCTGCGCCCGGGCGACTCGGCGATGGGCATCACCTTCGCCGTGGATCGCATCCATGACGGACGCTCGTTCTCGACCCGGCGCACGCAGGCGTTCCAGGACGGCGTGCCGATCTTCTCGATGATCGCGTCGTTCCAGGACGAGGATCCGGGGCTCGAGCACCATGAGCCCCTTCCCGATGGGATCCCCGCGCCCGAGGACCTGCCCGACTTCGAGCAGAACCTCACGGGTCTGCATCCCGTCTCCAAGCGCCTGTTCACCGATCGGCCAGCCGACCTGCGGCATGTGCCGTCGCCGATCTATCTCACCGTCGACGGCGATCGGCAGCCGCGCCAGGCGGTCTGGATGCGGATGCGACGACCGCTGCCCGATGACCCTGAGGTCCACCGCGCGACGCTCGCGTACCTGAGCGACCTCACCATCCAGGAGTCGATCCTGCGCGCGCACGGGATCGCCTGGACGACTCCCGGTCTGAAGGTCGCGAGCCTCGATCACGCCATGTGGTGGCATCGGCCCGCTCGTGTCGAGGACTGGATCCTGTACGTGCAGGAGTCCCCCAGTGCGCGGGGCGGCCGAGGTCTGGCGACCGGGCGCATCTACACGCGCGACGGCCAGCTGCTGGCCAGCGTCGCGCAGGAGATCATGGTCCGCATCCCCGACGCGGACTGA
- a CDS encoding acyl-CoA thioesterase, producing the protein MTERLHIPIPLRWGDLDAFNHVNNTSMLKLLEEARVRAFWKPLPGETAPPTAVLDSGIASGVLTLIARQEIEYLAPVPYQRDPLDVQIWFSRLGGSSIEVCYEVCSPLETAQGRTQDVYARATTVVVKVDAASGRPLRLTPEERAVWEPFLGEPLAYAHRR; encoded by the coding sequence GTGACTGAGCGTCTCCACATCCCGATCCCGCTGCGGTGGGGCGACCTCGACGCGTTCAACCATGTGAACAACACGTCGATGCTGAAGCTGCTCGAAGAGGCGCGCGTGCGCGCCTTCTGGAAGCCGCTGCCCGGCGAGACGGCTCCGCCGACGGCGGTGCTCGACTCCGGGATCGCCAGCGGGGTGCTCACGCTGATCGCCCGCCAGGAGATCGAGTACCTCGCCCCGGTGCCGTATCAGCGCGATCCCCTCGACGTGCAGATCTGGTTCAGCCGCCTCGGCGGCTCGAGCATCGAGGTCTGCTACGAGGTGTGCAGCCCGCTCGAGACGGCGCAGGGGCGGACACAGGACGTGTACGCCAGGGCGACCACTGTCGTCGTCAAGGTGGACGCCGCCTCCGGGCGGCCGCTGCGGCTCACCCCGGAGGAGCGCGCCGTGTGGGAGCCGTTCCTCGGCGAGCCCCTCGCCTACGCCCACCGGCGCTGA
- the ettA gene encoding energy-dependent translational throttle protein EttA: MAEYIYQMVRARKAVGDKVILDDVTMAFLPGAKIGVVGPNGAGKSTILKIMAGLDQPSNGEAKLSPGYSVGILMQEPELDEDKTVLENVQQGVGPIKGKLDRFNEISGLMADPDADFDALLAEMGTLQEEIDAADAWDLDSQLEQAMDALRTPPSEAIVGNLSGGEKRRVALCKLLLQKPDLLLLDEPTNHLDAESVLWLEQHLAKYPGAVLAVTHDRYFLDHVAEWICEVDRGRLYPYEGNYSTYLEKKQERLQVQGKKDAKLAKRLASELEWVRSNAKGRQTKSKSRLARYEEMAAEAERTRKLDFEEIQIPPGPRLGQLVLETKNLKKGFGDRVLIDGLSFSLPRNGIVGIIGPNGVGKTTLFKTIVGLEPADAGEVKIGETVEISYVDQTRGGIDPNKNLWEVVSDGLDWIQVGKVEIPSRAYVSQFGFKGPDQQKKAGVLSGGERNRLNLALTLKQGGNLLLLDEPTNDLDVETLGSLENALLEFPGCAVVITHDRWFLDRIATHILAYEGTEEEPDKWYWFEGNFEAYEENKISRLGADAAKPHRSTYRKLTRD, encoded by the coding sequence ATGGCCGAATATATCTACCAGATGGTCCGCGCCCGCAAGGCGGTCGGCGACAAGGTCATCCTCGACGATGTCACGATGGCGTTCCTCCCCGGCGCGAAGATCGGCGTGGTCGGCCCCAACGGGGCGGGCAAGTCGACGATCCTGAAGATCATGGCCGGACTCGACCAGCCCTCCAACGGTGAGGCCAAGCTCAGCCCCGGCTACAGCGTCGGCATCCTGATGCAGGAGCCCGAGCTCGACGAGGACAAGACCGTCCTCGAGAACGTGCAGCAGGGCGTCGGGCCGATCAAGGGGAAGCTCGACCGCTTCAACGAGATCTCCGGTCTGATGGCCGACCCCGATGCGGACTTCGATGCCCTCCTCGCCGAGATGGGGACGCTCCAGGAGGAGATCGACGCCGCTGACGCCTGGGACCTCGACTCCCAGCTCGAGCAGGCGATGGACGCCCTGCGCACCCCTCCGTCCGAGGCGATCGTCGGCAACCTCTCCGGTGGTGAGAAGCGCCGCGTCGCGCTGTGCAAGCTCCTGCTGCAGAAGCCCGACCTGCTGCTGCTCGACGAGCCCACGAACCACCTCGACGCCGAGAGCGTCCTGTGGCTCGAGCAGCACCTCGCCAAGTACCCCGGCGCCGTCCTGGCCGTCACGCACGACCGGTACTTCCTCGACCACGTCGCGGAATGGATCTGCGAGGTCGACCGCGGTCGCCTCTACCCGTACGAGGGCAACTACTCGACCTACCTGGAGAAGAAGCAGGAGCGACTGCAGGTCCAGGGCAAGAAAGACGCGAAGCTCGCCAAGCGGCTGGCCTCCGAGCTCGAGTGGGTGCGCAGCAACGCCAAGGGCCGCCAGACCAAGTCGAAGTCGCGCCTCGCCCGGTACGAGGAGATGGCAGCGGAGGCCGAGCGCACCAGGAAGCTCGATTTCGAGGAGATCCAGATCCCGCCGGGGCCGCGCCTCGGTCAGCTCGTGCTCGAGACGAAGAACCTGAAGAAGGGCTTCGGCGACCGCGTCCTGATCGACGGGCTCTCGTTCAGCCTGCCCCGCAACGGCATCGTCGGCATCATCGGACCGAACGGCGTGGGCAAGACCACGCTCTTCAAGACGATCGTCGGCCTCGAGCCGGCAGACGCTGGCGAGGTCAAGATCGGCGAGACCGTCGAGATCTCGTACGTCGACCAGACCCGCGGCGGCATCGACCCCAACAAGAACCTGTGGGAGGTCGTGTCCGACGGCCTGGACTGGATCCAGGTCGGAAAGGTCGAGATCCCCTCGCGCGCGTACGTGTCGCAGTTCGGCTTCAAGGGGCCCGATCAGCAGAAGAAGGCGGGCGTGCTCTCCGGTGGAGAGCGCAACCGCTTGAACCTCGCCCTCACGCTCAAGCAGGGCGGCAACCTCCTGCTCCTCGACGAACCGACCAACGACCTGGATGTCGAGACCCTCGGCAGCCTCGAGAACGCACTGCTCGAGTTCCCCGGCTGTGCGGTGGTCATCACCCACGACCGGTGGTTCCTCGACCGGATCGCGACGCACATCCTCGCCTATGAGGGCACCGAAGAGGAGCCGGACAAGTGGTACTGGTTCGAGGGCAACTTCGAGGCATACGAGGAGAACAAGATCTCGCGCCTCGGCGCCGATGCGGCCAAGCCGCACCGCTCCACCTACCGCAAGCTCACGCGTGACTGA
- a CDS encoding DUF6993 domain-containing protein produces MPRRSEARRSARAGLGLPGALLLVSMLALTACAPTAEPVPTASSTPTPTRSATASATPTPTPTGVGLVPEGSADDNLPLFSEVVEDVWASDDKVSGRAYIDALIAAGFDKSAMQVTEDESTVGNPAESIQFSVRWGDECLVGQVGPATGDPVVVVLPGLDAGGCLVGNTRPIDW; encoded by the coding sequence GTGCCCCGCCGATCCGAAGCCCGACGTTCCGCGCGGGCCGGCTTGGGTCTTCCCGGAGCGCTGCTGCTCGTCTCGATGCTGGCTCTGACCGCCTGCGCGCCGACGGCCGAGCCCGTCCCGACGGCATCGTCGACGCCCACTCCGACGCGGAGCGCCACGGCATCGGCCACCCCGACACCGACGCCCACGGGTGTCGGCCTCGTCCCCGAGGGAAGCGCCGACGACAACCTGCCGCTCTTCAGCGAGGTGGTCGAAGACGTCTGGGCGTCCGACGACAAGGTCTCCGGCCGTGCGTACATCGATGCGCTCATCGCCGCGGGCTTCGACAAGTCCGCGATGCAGGTGACCGAAGACGAGAGCACTGTCGGCAACCCGGCGGAGAGCATCCAGTTCTCGGTCCGGTGGGGCGACGAGTGCCTGGTCGGGCAGGTCGGCCCGGCGACGGGCGATCCCGTGGTCGTCGTCCTGCCAGGACTCGACGCCGGGGGCTGTCTCGTCGGCAACACGCGGCCCATCGACTGGTGA
- the ssb gene encoding single-stranded DNA-binding protein, with protein sequence MFDTITVVGNVATEPQYRRMPTGVVVTSFRVACTQRRQDKATGAWADASTNWFSASAYRGLGEHVHGSLHKGDRVILTGKLRVRNWEAGEKRGTSVEIDVDAIGHDLLWGTSRFTKDAASREDAQPAPEAEWPSAAPGDWGAPAGEQAGGAPAGESAEEQSDAPAPAEPAYI encoded by the coding sequence ATGTTCGACACGATCACGGTCGTCGGCAACGTCGCGACCGAGCCGCAGTACCGGAGGATGCCGACCGGGGTGGTCGTCACCTCGTTCCGCGTCGCCTGCACGCAGCGCCGCCAGGACAAGGCGACCGGCGCCTGGGCCGACGCCAGCACCAACTGGTTCTCGGCGTCGGCCTATCGAGGGCTGGGGGAGCACGTCCACGGGTCGCTCCACAAGGGTGACCGCGTGATCCTGACCGGCAAGCTCAGGGTGCGCAACTGGGAGGCCGGCGAGAAGCGCGGCACGAGCGTCGAGATCGACGTGGATGCGATCGGCCACGACCTGCTGTGGGGCACATCGCGCTTCACGAAGGATGCGGCGTCGCGTGAGGACGCCCAGCCCGCGCCCGAGGCCGAGTGGCCGTCGGCCGCCCCCGGCGATTGGGGCGCGCCCGCGGGCGAGCAGGCGGGAGGCGCGCCGGCCGGGGAATCCGCGGAGGAGCAGTCCGACGCCCCGGCGCCGGCCGAGCCGGCCTACATCTGA